AGCTAGTAGAATAGTAATAATTTCCAGCTACTGTCATTCATCTGTCATGTCTGTGCCTTTACATGTTTGTCCCCTCCTTAATGTTTGATGTATAACTGACATGTTCTACAGGTTAGTGTTGTCACACAGATAAACCTGCCTTATCACTACAGCTAAAGTCATCAAACTGCCATTTGTATGTTTGGACCAACAATCAGGGCTTAAAAGAATTCCAGATTTTAATGCAAACACTAGTACAGTCCCTTTTGGTTATGTGTACAAATGTCAGCTCAGCTAATACTGTTAACTCTCCCGACATCAGACAATAAGGATGTCTGTCTCTTAATATTCATTTCTGCTGGTTACAGAAATGACCCCTCACCCACATCCACCCTTGACCAATATGCGTATAActaatatttgtttttgttttttctatgTACTGTAGTCTTACTCAGCTTTTACTCTGCTGTTCATAACAATTATgctttgttttcacaaaatgtttttttgtgttgatgttgtttaGGGCACTATACAAGCTGAACAAGCTGCAGAGGCGGCTAGCAGAGAGGtttttacccctgtgagatatTTCTGATACAGAAATTTGAATCACTATTCACTACCAAGTGACTGTAGCAACACTCAAGATCATAGACATCATCTCATTTAAGGAACTACTGTTAGTTTTGTAGGCACATTTGGTCTATGcagcagagagggagaaggggaaACACGGGTTGTGAATGTAGAAGGAACAAAAACTACGTATGTTCATCAATGCACAGTTGAGGATTTAGGACTGAGTCTTTTGTAGTATAAGTCAATCGCTACACCAAAGAAAGGAGTGGGGAGTTCTTGCAAATGTTTAGGATCCAGTACAGGAAAATGAAATCAAGACACTCCTTGATACCTGCATTTACTGATAGGTAGGACATGGTAATAACACTGGGTTGACCTGTGTTTAAGGATCTATTATTAAACtggatgtttgtttgttgtcctAAATAATTTCACGTCTGATAAGCTGTatctgacaatttttttttctttatcaaaGAAACGGTTTACTTTGTGGCCTGAGACATTTAAAGATTTAACTCCACATTCCTGTGATATTCAAGTTAAATTTACTACAGTTGTGGTAGCTCTTAGAACCTGTTATTTACCACCTTTGTGTAGTTGGGGTAATGTACttgaaatgattttttttttctgatatgctgaaatgtaaaatattgattatttCAAACAGATCAGTTTAAAGTTGTATTTAGTTGGTTAAGTCAAACAGCCgccaaagaaaacacaaaaatctTTCTCATAAGAAAAATCCAGTTTATATTTTGTGACAACTGGATTTTGATGTTTTATGTCGTAGAATTATTTTTTGTTGGGTGGTGCTGTGTAATTGCTGGATGTAGACCAGCTCTGTCACAGTTGATGTACTACACCATGGCACAAGAGAAACGTCATCCTACGGTGCTTAAAGGGTGGTGCACTCAGTGTAGACACTACAGtatatttgaagtaatgcaatATGAACCACAATCTGCCACCTTTCAGCTCTAAGaagtatatttattattatgattgATCGCTACAGGCTGAAAAGATGAAAGTTGTATTATGTACCTTTTTAGATGATTGTACGTACACTATATACTGACAAAAGGATGTCTGAAACTTTATAGTGTGTATTGCCTCTGAAGGGGGACAATttcactttttatattttatgtttagaTTGTGATATGATGGACATGTTTGCTCCATGATGATTCTGGGTTGTTAATCTCCCATGATTTTTCAACATGAATGTTTCACACGGCTTACGAGCCAACATTGCTGGTTGTCCTATAATGCTTCAATTACTATATTTTTACTGTGTATAAAATGTGTATATGTACATAGGAGTCACGGAAATGCCTTCTCATGCAATATGTGCTGCCTGTCCCTCCTGCCATGTTTCTGTTTTGTGCTGGTGATGTTTTCATGTCTGATTTTAAAGGATTAAACATATTTTCTAAATCTTGGTTTGGTCCCTTTGTTCATGTGTATTATCCAACTACTTGTGACTAGGTGTTTGTGAATAATAGTgcgtgtttgaaaaaaaaaaagtactaccATCTTTTAAGTGTCGATTTTAATCATTTCTCTCATTTCTTCAACACTGTTAAACGCCCTGTTACATAACTTCAGACTCCTCATCCACCAAAACCTGCCCTGTGATTTCATACTGCAGGGCACCCCAATTGAACACATTGCctgaaatgaagtgtttgtCATCCATATAGCGTTTGATCTCAGCGGTGGGGATGACATAGTCCCAAAGGTGGACTTTAGTAATCATACCAATGAATGATTGTTTCGCATCGAAACCCCCTCCATGGGTACCCTGCTTTTGGCCCAGGGTGATGATTGGTGCTCCAGTAATGGGCCCAGCTTTGATGTATCTCTTGATGGTTGCCTTGCCGTCCACCCACAGCTGAGCCAACCCATTGTCGGAGCGCCAGGTGGCACACATAGAGTGCCAGGTGTTTGGAGCAAATGACAGTGACAGGAAGTCTGTGTCTTCGCCCCGAGCATGCATCCTAATGACATCCTCTGAATTAATCTTAAAGAGCACAAAGTCATTGCTCTGTGCAGAGGTGGACAAAGAGAAGAGGCCGTAGTTCCTGGTGAGATCTGTTTTGAATCTGAACAGATGTATCAGGTGTGAGAAACTGGGGAAACAGTTCAAACATTACTATGAACAAAGACGCATTATGATTACTCCACTAGTTACCTGAGACAGGTGGTCACAGAGCTGAATTTGGTTTGAGATGTCAGGAGTCTCACACGATCTGTGTTGCTCTCTTTTGGGAAGACAAACACTTTGCCTGACAGATCTGCACAGGTGGAAAATCAAACCAAGAAATTCTTTCAGATAAGGAGAGCGAGCATGAATACGGACTACATTAACTCAAATGTTCTGTAATTGAAACAAACAAGTATTCAATCTATATTATATCATTCAAATGCTACTCCGTAAACGCAAACTTGTGCACAAAGCTTTGTTGATTGAAGGCTAACATACCTTGGGGTGCTGCACAACAAGTTGCAAACATCACCATCACAAATAAGAGTGTCCCCAtctaagagaaaaaaacaacaatactgtttgttttaaattactATGGACACCATGTCATTTATAGCACTGTGATATTTCTATTTCAAATTGTTaattgttgttttaaatgtgtcatacctgcccagggactacaggtggacattagcaattgttgctataacctggcccaagacatattctcttgtttaacaagtttaatgtttatttgtgcattgtccctgtttcaaataaatcaatttccatttccattccatttccaaTTGTTTTTGCAGTAATTTAATCGTCAAACAATCACTTCAACTAAATAATGCATAAATGAATCACTGTTAGGCAGCATCTGCAGGTTCCAAGCACCACGTTTTTTACAGCAAATTTAGTCGTTGGTGTTTTTCCATCAACCAATGAGTAAATATCACTTCATTAAATTAGTTATTTATATTATGACAGTAAATTCaaacaaatcaacaaaacaTAAAGGATCAGGTGCAAATGACACATTTAACAATTAATTGGAAAATATTAGGCATGAAATATAGTTTCTTTTACCTTGTGGCTGTGTCCGCTTCTTGTCCTGGTTGCCCCAGCCTCAGGATGTCTGACCTGCTTTTATCTGAGAGACAGCTGGTTGTTTGACCTGCTTTCATAATGGAGGACTCTGGACTATTTCCCAACCGTAGGGTAAATCAAACAACAAAGGGGGCACTTTTTGGGACCTATAGGGACATACTGTGGGACACTtgcatgatttatttaaaactgTCTTGTTCCAGACAGAGAAGTGAAACAACAGGGTATGACTGTTAGGTTGCTGTGTGTGCGTTCGGTTGAGGGGAAAAGGTTACGAGAAGCAAGAAGAGGAAGTGGAACCAGACAGAAGACTCACACCCAGCTGCGATGAAGatagcagcacacacacatacacacacaattctGCCTGGCAACAAAAGATAAGACACCATCCCAAGAGGAGAGAATAAGAGGAGAGGGACAGTTAGACTCGGGGTTCACAAACTTGGCTTTGTTGAACCGAGCTCCGTACACTCGTGTCTGAAACTAGGGAAACTTGTGTCATTTGTGAACCCACATACGTGTTTGTAGAACTTAAACTGGTGGACTAGTAAATTGCTTAACTTTAACATATCGTCTCTGCATTGATCTTTGAGTTCTGGTATCAATAAGTCTCACAAAGAGACATGCAGGAATTTGGGCAGACAAATCAACTGGAGTCAGATCTTTCCTGGCTTTCGGGCCTCCACCTTTTCCAGAAATTCCCTTCAGGAAGGAAGTTTTTTTCAGATAGACACATCAAATGTGCACACCTGTGCTagcactgtgtagtgtgtaCGCCTGAATTCACGTGTCTTTTGTTTGTAACATACACGTCTTTAAATATCTGCTTTGTTGGCAGTTCTTGCCATGTTGCATGCACACACCCCAGTGCTTAAAGAAGTAGCCTACCCCCTTACATTTTTGCCCTTGGCCTTTTGAGATTTTGCATAGCCTAGCTGTTATACTTGAGCATGGATTCAACCAAACTTTTGGAGGGTATTGTACATTGAAATTGTTATTAATCACCCTAACATTTTATCAAGACATTTCACCccgttttttttcattaaaaaacacCATTACCCATAAACCCTTGCGATGACGTCGTAAATCACCGACATCAAGATGGGGCTTGAAAGTACCATGGTCTGGTAAGGAATTATAAAtatgtttaaagttaaaaaCTGAACAGGCTaacctttttcaaaataaactattaTTTGATAAACGAATATGCTTCTTTTGACGTCGTTTGCCTGAAACTTTTGAGcaggtttatttgttttgtttgggaTTTAAGATGCTCAAGCCTGAGTCACTCCAtaacctaacgttagctaacgttagccagcagGAGCTTCTAGCCCATCGCTAACAAACGGCTTTTTAGTCACTTTATAGATATTTAACAAGTCAGCTATATGTTTACTGACGCTAGCCAATGCAGTGTTGGTATCTTATGTGTATAGACGTCAACTGTAAAGTCCAAAGTGCGCCTCACGTTGCAAAAAACTTTGTTTATCGCGTTAGCAATAGCTAGCTAACAAAACTAAAACCTAGCTACTGTCATTTTCAAAACATGCAACTAAGTGGGATCTATTGTTGTCTGTATTTGACCAACCAAGCTAACATGTTATTTAGTTATCACAAATAGACTGTCTGGCTGTCTCTTAATTTTGGATGCATTCAGAGGGAAAACATAACATTAAACAACCTTCTGTTTCTTAAAACAATGTACAGTTTTTcataggtaacgttagcagtagtAACGTTATTGCAGGGATATTAGCTACATGCATTAAATTGTATATGTTCAAGTTATTGTATTCACTGGGGCTGCAACAATAATTTTCATTGTGTTATATATTGATAGTTTTTTCATTAAtcattttgtttattaaatgtcagaaattAGTGATAAATGCGTATCACATTTTCCCAAAGCAACGTGTTcatattgcttgttttgtccaaccaacagtccaagaCATTAAAATATAGAcataaagcagcaaatcctcactgTTGAGAAGCTGAATGTTTGAAGTGTTTAGCATTTCTGCTTGATCAATTACTTTTATAAAAACTGTATTCTCTGTcgatcaactaattgattaattaactAATTGTTTCAGTGTCTACATGTTATACAcaagactgtatataaagaggtTATATGTTGTTCTTATTAGAGTTGCACATACATATTGTCATACTATCAACATACCAACATTTGTCCAATCAATGTAATTTACATTTCATACATTCCTTATGCTGCTGTTTTTCTTAGTGTGGACAATAGTGAGTACATGCGCAATGGAGACTTTCTGCCCACCAGGCTTCAAGCTCAGCAGGATGCAGTTAATATTGTTTGTCACTCCAAGACCCGCACTAACCCTGAAAACAACGTGGGCCTCATCACCATGGCAAAGTAAGAGGCAGTGTGTTTGAATGAGTGTACAGACATTCAAAATATGTCCATATAATAACACAAGTGCTATGTCCCTGTGCAGCAACTGTGAGGTGCTGACCACACTGACTCCAGACACAGGCAGGATACTGTCCAAGCTGCATGCTGTGCAGCCTCGGGGAAACATCAGCTTCTGCACCGGCATCAGGGTGGCACATGTGAGTTTGTGACTTTCATTACACAGTGAGTCTTCTCCTACAACAGAAGAGCTGGAAAAAAGTGTGAAGTAAATTTTAGGAACATTAAGACGTATGGAGAGGTCAGTTAAAGAACGGACTTGCCTATATGTAATGAAGCCATCCTCAATCACAGCTGTGCTTTTCTTGCTATACATGCCAAAATGCCTGTTGTGAAAAgatcagttgtgtttttttatgtcacatgaatgcatttttgtcaGCTCATAaggtttcttttattttcattcatgtTTCTCTTTGTAGTTGGCGCTGAAGCACAGGCAGGGCAAAAACCACAAAATGCGCATCATTGCATTTGTTGGCAGCCCAGTGGAGGACAATGAAAAAGAAGTGAGCTTACCTCTAACATAATTCAATGTGTTTTGCTAATATATACATGGTTATGTATTACCCACCAAATACTAGATTTGggacatttttatattaataaccAGGGAAGTAGACTTTCAACAATATCAGACCTCTTTGGATGGGATGGTAAACATCTTCTTGGAAAAGCGTCCTGGTCACCACACTCTTACTTAGTGCAATTTGAACACTATCTGTATACACCAAGTGATATTAACACATAATTATTCACACTTTGTTTATCTAAAGAATTGACTGACTAAGCCATACATGTAGAGTAACACAAGTCTCCCTGGGTTATTTAAAGAGTTAAACTCAACAGCAAACGTAAAAAGTATCTTTGAAGAAGTTAAACACCACTTACTACTAGTATtttctttctgcaaattgtgcCATTACATTATCAGTGGAAATGTGCACACagcagaggagaagaagaagaagaagacatacttTTAATAATCACCACGGGGACATTACATTACAGGCCTCCCTCACAAAGGAGGATTACGTTATCTGGATAACATTGCTGTGTAAAGCATGGACATGGAGTGATGTAAAAAGAGCTGTTCTAGATGTTATCTAGCTTAGTTTCTGTAGTAATCCTTTTTCATTACAGGCCCCTGATAAAGCGTGAttgcatgtatgtgtttgtgtcactgaagtatttttattttctcgTAGATGGTCAAAATGGCAAAGCGTCTAAAGAAGGAAAAGGTCAATGTGGATGTCATAAACTTTGGAGAGGAGGTATTTTTCCATCACTCAACATCTTAAAAAAACCTGATGTgctgttgtgtgtatttttgccCTCTCTAAGCTGTTATCTGGTCCACGTGCTTACCCTCGTTCTTTCTCAACCCCGCAGGAGATGAACACAGAGAAGCTGACTGCCTTCATCAACACACTGAATGGCAAAGAGGGAGCAGGCTCCCACCTGGTCACAGTTCCTCCAGGCCCTAGTCTGGCTGATGCCCTGCTGTCCTCACCCATCCTGGCTGGAGAGGGA
The DNA window shown above is from Perca fluviatilis chromosome 7, GENO_Pfluv_1.0, whole genome shotgun sequence and carries:
- the LOC120561792 gene encoding serum amyloid P-component-like, encoding MGTLLFVMVMFATCCAAPQDLSGKVFVFPKESNTDRVRLLTSQTKFSSVTTCLRFKTDLTRNYGLFSLSTSAQSNDFVLFKINSEDVIRMHARGEDTDFLSLSFAPNTWHSMCATWRSDNGLAQLWVDGKATIKRYIKAGPITGAPIITLGQKQGTHGGGFDAKQSFIGMITKVHLWDYVIPTAEIKRYMDDKHFISGNVFNWGALQYEITGQVLVDEESEVM
- the LOC120563136 gene encoding 26S proteasome non-ATPase regulatory subunit 4-like → MGLESTMVCVDNSEYMRNGDFLPTRLQAQQDAVNIVCHSKTRTNPENNVGLITMANNCEVLTTLTPDTGRILSKLHAVQPRGNISFCTGIRVAHLALKHRQGKNHKMRIIAFVGSPVEDNEKEMVKMAKRLKKEKVNVDVINFGEEEMNTEKLTAFINTLNGKEGAGSHLVTVPPGPSLADALLSSPILAGEGGAVLGLGAGDFEFGVDPSADPELALALRVSMEEQRQRQEDEARRATVASATEAGISSPVADESEDALLKMSVPHTDSSTPALPDFSRMTEDEQIVYALQMSMQGEGAEFGAEDMDTGTDMDSSKAKDEEDYDVMQDPEFLQSVLENLPGVDPNNEAIRNAMGSLASQTGSKSDTKKDEEKKK